Proteins from one Naumovozyma castellii chromosome 3, complete genome genomic window:
- the MDJ1 gene encoding Mdj1p (ancestral locus Anc_8.61): MAKMSSIRLFSKTMIRGSPLLASNSSRTLFQFSNRIATFHTSAITHQEIKDPYKVLGINKSATSSEIKKAYYKLAKKYHPDINKEPTAEKKFHDLQNAYEILSDETKKSQYDTFGSAAFNQDGSGGASSANNPFAGGFSSSGGPGGNPFTDFGINFEDLFGAAFGGGAGTGPGGARSGGARRSNMYREFKGDPLEITHRIPFKDAVFGLANVSLKYNVMDPCHTCHGSGIKQGAQKHQCPSCHGSGQKVHIRSGFQMVSTCNECHGEGTILNASDYCGTCHGDAVEFTRDHSINVNLPNGLQDGDVIRIPGQGNYPQMALDPELKNSVKLTRGDVLVRIRVDKDNRFSIKDKYDIWFTKDIPITTAALGGIVTIPTVDGTTLRLKVQAGTQHDQVISIPNLGVPRSSINKENRGNMKVQYRIVIRKPQSQAEKCLWEALADVTNDTMARRTMQQSSGTSTTSPGKDTTKTGKEDETSSATHTKKSEDESTGTTDPDEPNALGRLEKFISNTFKKIKGEL; the protein is encoded by the coding sequence ATGGCCAAGATGAGCTCAATAAGGTTATTCTCCAAAACGATGATAAGAGGCTCACCCTTGCTAGCCTCCAATTCATCACGAActcttttccaattctccAACCGAATAGCAACTTTCCATACGTCAGCCATAACACAccaagaaattaaagatcCATATAAAGTTCTAGGAATAAACAAATCAGCCACTTCTTCAGAGATTAAGAAGGCATACTACAAACTAGCTAAGAAGTACCACCCTGATATAAACAAAGAACCAACCGCagaaaagaaattccaCGATTTGCAAAATGCCTACGAGATTCTTTCCGATGAGACCAAAAAATCGCAATACGATACCTTTGGATCCGCTGCATTCAACCAGGATGGATCCGGTGGAGCTTCGTCAGCAAATAACCCCTTTGCTGGTGGGTTTTCCTCCTCAGGTGGCCCTGGAGGCAATCCATTTACTGATTTCGGCATCAATTTCGAGGATTTATTTGGTGCTGCTTTCGGTGGTGGTGCCGGAACTGGACCTGGTGGTGCAAGAAGTGGTGGTGCAAGACGTTCAAATATGTATAGGGAATTCAAGGGGGATCCACTGGAAATTACACATAGGATTCCATTTAAGGATGCCGTATTTGGACTCGCTAacgtttctttaaaatataacGTGATGGACCCATGTCATACGTGTCATGGTTCTGGGATCAAACAAGGTGCGCAAAAACATCAATGTCCCTCATGTCATGGTTCGGGACAAAAAGTTCATATCAGAAGTGGTTTCCAAATGGTTTCCACCTGTAATGAATGTCACGGAGAAGGTACCATTTTGAATGCCAGTGATTATTGTGGGACTTGTCATGGTGATGCGGTGGAATTTACTAGGGATCATTCCATCAACGTGAACTTACCTAATGGGCTGCAAGATGGTGACGTTATTAGAATTCCAGGACAGGGGAATTATCCGCAAATGGCTCTGGATCctgaattgaaaaactcGGTTAAATTGACAAGAGGTGATGTCCTTGTGAGGATTCGTGTAGATAAAGATAATAGATTCTCCATTAAGGATAAATACGATATTTGGTTCACCAAGGATATTCCAATTACTACGGCAGCATTGGGTGGTATTGTAACGATTCCAACAGTGGATGGAACCACTCTCAGATTAAAAGTACAAGCGGGAACGCAACATGATCAAGTCATTTCTATACCTAATTTGGGTGTTCCACGCAGCTCCATCAATAAAGAGAATCGTGGTAATATGAAAGTGCAATATAGGATCGTCATAAGGAAACCACAATCACAAGCTGAGAAATGTTTATGGGAAGCTTTGGCGGATGTTACTAACGATACTATGGCCAGAAGAACCATGCAGCAGAGCTCTGGTACTAGTACAACATCGCCGGGTAAAGATACAA
- the HSP12 gene encoding lipid-binding protein HSP12 (ancestral locus Anc_8.62) encodes MSDTGRKDFSQKAKEAVKPDSEKSYVEQGKEFVTDKTDKLAGKVQPEGNKGLGQGVHDAAQSGEDKATGDSVADTAKDYYEAGKKKINDAVEYVSKSVHGGDETK; translated from the coding sequence ATGTCAGACACAGGTAGAAAAGATTTCTCACAGAAGGCCAAGGAAGCTGTAAAGCCAGACTCAGAAAAGTCGTACGTCGAACAAGGGAAGGAGTTCGTCACAGATAAGACGGATAAGCTGGCCGGTAAGGTTCAACCAGAAGGAAACAAAGGGTTGGGCCAAGGTGTCCACGATGCCGCTCAAAGTGGTGAGGATAAGGCCACCGGAGATTCCGTAGCTGATACTGCTAAGGACTATTACGAAGCTGGTAAGAAAAAGATCAATGACGCTGTGGAATACGTTTCCAAGTCAGTTCATGGTGGAGATGAAACTAAGTAG
- the IES1 gene encoding Ies1p (ancestral locus Anc_8.64) translates to MAGRVYDPIHDTFQDTTVTDTSPPVISQRPVPSSLPVESHDDIDTGESTQSDNEESLHLLNFKPSQIQYDTPVRKIKDTGKYNRHLKKPDGEFFSREDLQFTLLTKLFSDERPIFTNIYKEFYHNAMVPLTNDTNRILNVTDVGYDARKFVFNDKLTFSQIYALTLSTSTKCSKILRDKLLLDPQVAFSTCILSFLVNIGRLNTTINFYLEMTSQLRTFHSVPCLQYGVEDPKSLQDTPRLKSILKNLPLGNQPIFLADLYRGEKTKERFNIVNLIFALCDNVGLINSELFLKYLNFPPEDKNNVNLFRLLDYSDYEPSDRCNILLWLFYIHLETDLTPSAIQESIKLFNQGETGDIALLPLRRAKYMYDVDPRDEYEFGIEQKVKREEFMKFASARKGKEEHLNKVTEKIKNKVIKPDPTNETNNSTDSAMNDIKPKQKRKRRSKVVDEGKNDAGIIIIGDPHSPVKTEQPKLEEDHLMGEKEYNFIEVTDSRKIAKQNVLNLKIANMVDVDRNTIVLDNGSVKKTQEELSHDLRESHKYVKLKRDDVGLLKIFYEYEDIPLASLMGVRGKRRKKYKDHLLGYETDYLKDFQVAKKIMVEKLHDDNENIDVDTSPMFRL, encoded by the coding sequence ATGGCTGGTAGAGTATACGACCCCATTCATGATACTTTTCAAGATACAACGGTAACGGACACATCACCTCCTGTAATAAGCCAACGACCAGTACCTAGTTCTCTGCCAGTGGAATCTCACGACGACATTGACACAGGAGAATCCACTCAAagtgataatgaagaatcgTTACActtattaaattttaaaCCATCACAGATTCAATATGACACCCCCGTTAGAAAGATTAAAGACACGGGGAAGTATAATCgtcatttaaagaaaccAGATGGGGAATTCTTTTCCCGTGAAGATCTTCAATTCACTCTACTTACCAAACTTTTCAGTGATGAGAGACCAATTTTCACTAACATATACAAGGAATTTTATCATAATGCGATGGTACCATTGACCAACGATACAAATCGTATCCTGAATGTCACAGACGTTGGATATGATGCCCGTAAATTTGTAttcaatgataaattaacATTTTCACAAATATATGCACTAACGTTGTCCACCTCCACAAAGTGTTCCAAGATTCTACGTGATAAACTATTACTAGATCCCCAAGTGGCCTTTTCCACATGCATCCTATCCTTCTTAGTCAACATTGGTAGACTAAACACGACTATAAATTTTTATCTGGAAATGACTTCACAATTACGGACTTTCCATAGTGTTCCCTGTTTGCAATACGGCGTAGAGGATCCCAAATCATTGCAAGATACACCTAGATTGAAGTCGATCCTGAAGAATCTACCATTAGGGAATCAGCCCATCTTTCTGGCAGATCTGTACCGTGGTGAGAAGACGAAAGAGAGGTTTAATATTGtcaatttgatatttgCATTATGTGATAACGTTGGATTAATCAAttctgaattatttttaaaatatttaaatttccCACCGGAAGATAAGAATAATGTCAATCTTTTCAGATTGTTGGACTATTCCGATTATGAACCTTCGGATAGATGTAATATTCTTTTGTGGttattttatattcatttaGAGACTGATTTGACCCCTTCAGCGATTCAAGAATCCattaaacttttcaatcaaGGGGAAACGGGTGATATTGCATTGTTACCTTTGAGACGCGCCAAGTATATGTATGATGTGGATCCTAGAGATGAGTATGAATTTGGTATAGAACAAAAGGTCAAGAGAGAGgaatttatgaaatttgCTTCTGCAAGGAAGGGTAAAGAGGAGCATCTTAATAAAGTGactgaaaaaattaaaaataaagttaTTAAACCGGATCCTACTAATGAGACTAATAATTCTACAGATTCAGCAATGAATGATATTAAACCTAAAcaaaaaaggaaaagaagaagcaaagTAGTGGATGAGGGAAAAAACGATGCAGGCATTATTATAATAGGAGATCCACATTCGCCAGTCAAAACGGAACAACCAAAATTGGAGGAGGACCACTTAATGGGAGAGAAAGAGTATAATTTCATTGAGGTTACTGATTCAAGGAAGATCGCCAAGCAGAACGTGCTGAATCTAAAGATTGCCAATATGGTGGATGTCGATAGAAACACCATTGTCCTTGATAATGGTAGTGTTAAGAAAACTCAGGAAGAATTGTCTCATGATTTAAGAGAATCGCATAAATACGTCAAACTAAAAAGAGATGATGTTGGattattaaagatattttaTGAGTATGAAGACATTCCATTGGCGTCACTAATGGGTGTCCGTGgtaagagaagaaagaaatataaagaTCACTTACTAGGATACGAAACAGATTACTTGAAGGATTTCCAAGTCGCAAAGAAGATAATGGTGGAAAAACTtcatgatgataatgaaaatatagATGTAGATACTTCCCCCATGTTTAGATTGTAA
- the NCAS0C03980 gene encoding uncharacterized protein codes for MNYTTQTIPLINKSEAPEEQNSKEPAEVKVFGKGFFKAYPYVTKYKSREIDMRLVFTSFVVALSVTVVFLIGVNIVIQYRTINMERTYEMIRKVFFILLSALSIIGLIQASSWIFEKINCHRKKIKYGGDFEMVSMSR; via the coding sequence atgaattataCTACACAGACGattccattaataaataagaGTGAAGCACCGGAAGAACAGAATTCCAAGGAACCTGCGGAGGTGAAAGTATTTGGGAAAGGGTTCTTTAAGGCATATCCATATGTTACCAAGTACAAATCTAGAGAAATCGATATGAGATTGGTATTCACCAGTTTTGTTGTTGCGCTGTCAGTGACGGTTGTGTTTCTAATCGGGGTAAATATTGTCATTCAATATAGGACGATTAATATGGAAAGGACATATGAAATGATAAGGAAggttttcttcatcttgtTGAGTGCCTTAAGCATCATTGGGTTGATTCAAGCCAGTAGCTGGATATTCGAGAAGATAAACTGTCATAGAAAGAAGATCAAATATGGGggagattttgaaatggtGAGTATGTCACGGTAG
- the CDC4 gene encoding SCF ubiquitin ligase complex subunit CDC4 (ancestral locus Anc_8.67): MNPNPSEYPLLNIPVPYIYQLRDARNDLNTLPMVKHDSIFLVSTNKNNDTDQQVRVKRRRLDSFDANGLNIMRDVDSRSLEMNDRAEENDFNEENNNVGVDPGFKLPATDGANSEPLSIDTPSSLVVAATESTVAAHPPTSTIQSVATATTTAVNGPASTSPMTVTVENGMLEEALPLSPTATSGMNTPTAKHGLIPLDKTTNLSTDELVMNNLLTNLQTQLTPIQYKNLIFKILSNLNRTALSDLNSVLNGNLKRDIVSSLPIEIALKIFQHLSYDDIFNCQSVCSNWNAIINTTPLLWKNLLISESFVSAQEVANNNNKSSFFKEKFIESLRILQNWYNPSFKPERTTLTGHATSVVTCLQFEDDYVITGADDRQLRIYDARSKKFLKELSGHEGGVWALKYDADGIIVSGSTDRSVRIWDIKRGCCTHVFKGHTSTVRCLEIVTYKNMKYIVTGSRDNTLHVWKLIKEEKFDGELPMVYNTPEENPYFVGVLRGHMASVRTISGHGNIVISGSYDNNLMVWDIAQMKCLYVLIGHTDRIYSTIYDHKRQRCISASMDSTIKVWDLDNIWNNGNCTIITNSATPCTKITGSMLTLQGHTALVGLLRLSDKYLVSAAADGSLRGWDSNDYSRKFSYHHNNLSAITTFYMNDNILVSGSEGQFNVYNLRTGKLVHSDLLRDADQIWSVDFKGSLLVAAVEKDGESFIEMLDFSIPSPKPISEVEDETTSN; the protein is encoded by the coding sequence ATGAACCCAAATCCTTCAGAATATCCCTTACTTAATATCCCTGTACCGTATATATATCAACTAAGAGATGCAAGAAACGATCTTAATACTTTACCGATGGTCAAGCATGACtccatttttcttgtttctaCGAATAAAAACAACGATACGGATCAACAGGTAAGGgtgaaaagaagaaggctGGACTCTTTTGATGCAAATGGATTAAATATTATGAGAGATGTCGACTCCAGGAGTCTCGAAATGAATGATCGTGCTGAAGAGAATGATTTCAATGAGGAAAATAACAATGTTGGTGTAGATCCTGGATTCAAACTTCCGGCAACTGATGGTGCCAACAGCGAACCCTTATCAATAGATACTCCTTCCAGTTTGGTTGTTGCTGCTACAGAGTCAACAGTTGCTGCACATCCTCCCACTTCAACGATACAATCTGTTGCTACTGCTACCACAACAGCTGTGAATGGGCCGGCATCAACATCACCAATGACTGTGACGGTAGAAAACGGAATGTTAGAAGAAGCTTTACCATTATCACCTACGGCTACATCAGGAATGAACACACCGACAGCAAAACATGGTCTTATCCCACTAGACAAAACAACCAATCTTTCCACTGATGAATTAgtaatgaataatttgttGACAAATTTACAAACACAACTAACACCAATACAATAtaagaatttaatattcaagatcctttccaatttgaatagAACTGCATTATCTGATTTAAACTCCGTCCTTAATggtaatttgaaaagagatATCGTTTCATCATTGCCTATTGAGATTGCCCTAAAAATCTTTCAGCATTTGTCCTATGAtgacattttcaattgtCAATCGGTTTGCTCCAATTGGAATGCCATTATAAACACAACACCATTGCTTTGGAAAAACCTTTTGATTTCAGAGTCATTTGTGAGTGCCCAAGAAGTTgcaaacaacaataataaaagctctttcttcaaggagaaatttattgaaagtttaagaattttacaaaattgGTACAATCCATCATTTAAACCAGAAAGAACAACATTGACAGGTCATGCCACAAGTGTTGTCACATGTTTACAGTTCGAAGACGATTATGTAATAACAGGTGCAGATGACAGGCAATTAAGAATCTACGATGCTCGATCTAAAAAGTTTCTGAAGGAACTAAGCGGTCATGAAGGTGGTGTATGGGCATTGAAGTACGATGCTGATGGAATCATCGTAAGTGGATCAACTGACAGGTCCGTTAGAATATGGGATATTAAGAGAGGTTGTTGTACTCATGTTTTCAAGGGTCATACTTCCACTGTTAGATGTCTTGAAATTGTAACTTATAAAAACATGAAATACATTGTAACAGGGTCTCGAGATAATACATTACATGTTTGgaaattaattaaagaggaaaaattTGATGGAGAGTTACCCATGGTTTATAATACCCCTGAGGAAAACCCTTATTTTGTAGGCGTGCTTAGAGGACATATGGCTTCAGTACGTACCATTTCGGGACATGGGAATATTGTCATTAGCGGATCttatgataataatttaatggTCTGGGATATTGCACAAATGAAGTGTCTTTACGTCTTAATTGGCCATACGGATAGAATTTATTCCACCATTTATGACCATAAAAGACAAAGGTGTATTTCTGCAAGTATGGATTCCACTATAAAAGTCTGGGACTTAGataatatttggaataatgGGAATTGTACGATTATAACCAACTCAGCCACGCCCTGTACTAAGATTACAGGATCCATGTTGACTTTACAGGGTCATACTGCATTAGTTGGATTACTAAGGTTATCGGATAAATATTTAGTTAGTGCTGCAGCAGATGGGTCACTAAGAGGTTGGGATTCCAATGATTACTCACGAAAATTTTCGTATCATCACAACAACTTGAGTGCCATAACGACATTTTACATGAATGATAATATATTAGTGAGTGGGTCAGAGGGTCAATTTAACGTTTACAATTTAAGAACGGGTAAATTAGTCCATTCTGATCTGTTGCGTGATGCTGATCAAATATGGTCAGTGGATTTTAAAGGTTCGTTACTGGTTGCCGCTGTGGAAAAGGATGGTGAATCTTTCATCGAGATGTTAGATTTCAGCATACCGAGCCCTAAACCTATAAGTGAAGTAGAAGATGAGACCACGAGTaattaa
- the SMC1 gene encoding cohesin subunit SMC1 (ancestral locus Anc_8.68) yields MGRLTGLELSNFKSYRGVTKIGFGDSNFTSIIGPNGSGKSNMMDAISFVLGVRSSHLRSNILKDLIYRGVIRDFSEEDPEDGEEQHPTSAYVKAFYEMDGKVVELMRTININGDTTYKIDNKTVSYKQYAAFLEKENILIKAKNFLVFQGDVEQIASQSALDLSKLFEEISGSIQYKKEYDSLKDELEKLGKSTTESIRNRRRIHGELKTYKEGISKDEEYKNNVEKKKKYEMYFTLWKLFHLDAQRIQFKDKLKQAKTEMSKLKEKINNEEKHLTRSKSAFLKENSILTKKRSQLDYTVKEKEKVISQCNSIKIPLRASSKRIMNIEKRIESFKRDIERQKDYVSTFENQLKVVTKAKELFEVEIKKSARNHDKFRLTDTDLKWYEQLNEKYLSTGGSLLEQKISLLNNDKQEKTDEMELLNRHIDVSKNRVTEELNITGENLQNQVTDMTSTLNEKNATYAEQMKKLKDYQMQVESSNNQEYDLNYKLRETLVKLDDLSANQRESLKEKKLRENVTMLKRFFPGVKGLVHDLCRPKKEKYGLAVSVMLGKNFDSIIVENLSVARECISFLKKQRAGTASFIPLDTIDSEQPTLSAPPSQEYILTINAIEYDLAYERAMQYVCGDSIICDTLDIARDLKWNRGVRSKLVSLDGSLIHKAGLMTGGISKDSKNRWDKEEYQSLMTLKDKLLIQIEEVSTVGRDAAAKARELESSLSLLNAELSSLRTQLVQVKRSVEENANEINYHNKLLTEQYTPKLESLQEEIQAIENSISSITAEKVSLQETIFKELTDKVGFSIQDYERYSGDLMREQSKELQQLQKQILNIKNKLQFESERLKTTEGKYHASLESLESAKSNLQSLEEEENECQQKRKQIEQHISEDEAELNRLQRVYDARQLDFNNLDDVLAEYNNELQSLKHNRNQIREDMEKIDLERVGVLKNCKITNMEIPILSDINLSNLPIDKIDEDTIAISNEIDVDYNDLPAKYKESSATTIREELENHIRSIEDTLNVLQPNARAVERFDDAQERFEVVEKETEDLKAREKKALTQFLKIKKRRRELFENAFDFVNEHLDPIYRELTRNPNSSALLSGGNASLTLEDEDEPFNAGIKYHAMPPLKRFKDMEYLSGGEKTVAALALLFAINAYQPSPFFVLDEVDAALDITNVERIAAYIRRHGNPDLQFIVISLKNTMFEKSDALVGVYRQQQENSSKIVTLDLRNYAE; encoded by the coding sequence ATGGGTCGACTAACAGGACTAGAACTAAGTAATTTTAAGTCATATCGTGGCGTCACCAAAATTGGATTTGGTGATTCTAATTTCACTAGTATTATTGGACCCAATGGGTCTGGTAAATCGAACATGATGGATGCTATTTCCTTCGTGTTGGGTGTAAGAAGTTCCCATTTACGTTCTAACATTCTAAAGGATTTGATATATAGGGGTGTTATTCGCGATTTCTCGGAAGAAGATCCTGAAGATGGTGAAGAACAGCATCCCACCAGTGCATATGTGAAGGCCTTTTATGAGATGGATGGGAAAGTAGTAGAATTAATGAGAactattaatattaatggGGATACCACttataaaattgataataaaaCAGTGAGTTATAAACAGTACGCCGCATTTTTGGAGAAGGAGAATATCCTAATTAAGGCGAAgaattttttggttttcCAAGGTGATGTGGAACAAATTGCCTCCCAATCTGCACTGGACCTTTCCAAATTGTTCGAAGAAATTTCAGGTTCAATTCAATAtaagaaagaatatgattCTCTGaaagatgaattggaaaaattggGTAAATCTACAACGGAATCCATTAGaaatagaagaagaattcaTGGTGAATTGAAAACTTATAAAGAAGGAATATctaaagatgaagaatataaaaataatgttgaaaagaaaaagaaatatgagATGTATTTCACACTttggaaattatttcatttagaTGCTCAAAGGATACAATTCAAGGATAAATTAAAACAAGCAAAGACTGAAATGtcaaaattaaaggaaaaaataaacaatgaAGAGAAACATTTAACACGATCAAAGTCAGCATTCCTGAAGGAAAACTCAATATTGACCAAGAAAAGGTCTCAATTAGACTACACCGTcaaggaaaaggaaaaggtGATTTCTCAGTGTAACTCGATTAAAATTCCTTTACGAGCATCATCTAAACGTATAatgaatattgaaaagaggATTGAATCTTTCAAGAGAGACATTGAAAGACAAAAGGATTACGTTTctacttttgaaaatcaattaaaagTGGTCACTAAAGCAAaggaattatttgaagtggaaataaagaaatctGCTAGAAATCATGATAAATTTCGTTTAACGGATACTGACCTCAAGTGGTATGAACAGctaaatgaaaaatatttgtcTACTGGGGGTTCTTTATTAgaacaaaaaatatcaCTTTTAAATAACGATAAGCAAGAGAAGACGGATGAGATGGAGTTGCTAAACAGACATATTGATGTATCAAAAAACAGAGTCACAGAAGAGCTTAACATTACAGGTGAGAATTTACAAAATCAAGTAACAGATATGACATCGACTTTGAATGAGAAAAATGCTACTTATGCAgaacaaatgaaaaaacTCAAAGATTATCAAATGCAAGTTGAATCATCGAATAACCAAGAATATGACCTAAACTATAAATTAAGAGAAACTTTGGttaaattggatgatttaaGTGCAAATCAAAGAGAATCGctaaaggaaaagaaactAAGGGAAAATGTAACAATGTTGAAGAGGTTCTTCCCTGGTGTTAAAGGTTTAGTTCATGATCTATGCCGtccaaagaaagaaaaatatggaCTGGCAGTGTCCGTCATGTTAGGTAAGAATTTTGATTCAATTATTGTAGAGAATTTATCAGTAGCACGAGAATGCATATCGTTTTTAAAGAAGCAACGTGCTGGTACCGCATCCTTCATTCCATTAGATACTATTGACTCTGAACAACCCACATTATCAGCCCCACCATCACAAGAATACATCCTTACCATTAATGCTATTGAATATGATCTTGCATACGAAAGGGCAATGCAATATGTGTGTGGTGACTCCATTATTTGTGATACGCTGGACATAGCAAGAGATTTGAAATGGAATAGGGGAGTTAGATCAAAATTAGTATCCTTAGATGGTTCATTGATTCATAAGGCGGGTTTGATGACCGGTGGTATCTCCAAGGATTCCAAAAATAGATGGGATAAGGAAGAATATCAAAGTCTGATGACTTTAAAGGACAAATTGTTGAtacaaattgaagaagtttcTACAGTGGGTAGAGATGCTGCTGCTAAGGCTAGAGAGTTAGAAAGCtctttatctttattgAACGCCGAACTTTCCTCATTAAGAACACAATTAGTTCAAGTAAAGAGATCCGTGGAAGAGAATGCCaatgaaataaattatcataACAAATTACTTACTGAACAATATACGCCAAAACTTGAAAGTTTgcaagaagaaattcaagCGATTGAGAACTCGATTTCTTCTATTACTGCCGAAAAAGTTTCCTTACAAGAAACCATCTTCAAGGAATTAACTGACAAGGTTGGGTTTTCTATCCAAGATTACGAGCGTTATTCTGGAGATCTAATGAGGGAGCAATCTAAGGAGTTACAACAATTACAGAAGCAAATTCtaaatattaaaaacaaATTACAGTTTGAATCAGAGAGATTAAAAACAACAGAAGGCAAATATCATGCTTCACTAGAAAGTTTAGAGAGCGCCAAATCAAACCTTCAGTCGCtggaagaagaggaaaatgaatGTCAacaaaagaggaaacaaaTTGAACAGCATATCTCAGAAGACGAAGCCGAACTAAACAGATTGCAGAGAGTGTATGATGCTAGGCAGCTTGATTTTAATAACTTAGATGATGTCTTAGCAGAAtacaataatgaattacaatctttgaaacataATAGAAACCAAATAAGAGAAGATAtggaaaagattgatttggaaagagTTGGTGTCTTAAAGAATTGtaaaattacaaatatGGAAATTCCAATCTTATCTGATATCAACCTAAGTAACTTACCGATTGATAAGATAGATGAAGATACCATAGCCATctcaaatgaaattgatgttGATTATAATGATCTGCCCGCAAAATATAAGGAAAGTAGCGCAACTACAATTagagaagaattggaaaatcaTATAAGAAGCATTGAAGATACCTTAAATGTCTTGCAACCAAACGCTAGGGCTGTAGAGAGGTTTGATGATGCACAAGAGAGATTTGAAGTAGtggaaaaagaaacagaagATTTGAAAGCCAGAGAAAAGAAGGCTTTGACACAGTTTTTGAAGATcaaaaagagaagaagagagttatttgaaaatgcGTTTGATTTCGTAAATGAACATCTAGATCCGATTTATAGAGAATTGACAAGGAACCCAAATTCATCAGCATTATTATCTGGTGGTAACGCCTCCTTAActttagaagatgaagatgagcCTTTTAATGCAGGAATTAAATATCATGCAATGCCaccattgaaaagatttaaGGACATGGAGTATCTATCTGGTGGTGAAAAAACAGTTGCTGCCCTAGCTTTATTATTTGCTATCAATGCCTACCAACCAAGTCCATTCTTTGTTCTTGACGAGGTGGATGCCGCGTTAGATATAACGAACGTGGAAAGAATCGCAGCCTACATACGAAGACATGGGAATCCTgatcttcaatttattgtcatttctttgaaaaataccATGTTTGAAAAGTCTGATGCTCTAGTTGGTGTTTACAGACAACAACAGGAGAATAGCTCTAAGATTGTCACTTTGGACCTGAGGAACTACGCTGAATAG